From a single Sorghum bicolor cultivar BTx623 chromosome 5, Sorghum_bicolor_NCBIv3, whole genome shotgun sequence genomic region:
- the LOC8057632 gene encoding protein HASTY 1, which translates to MADQSLRFPEGMVKDVMHLLKFRREDLSTADLLNLNMVLVKFPDEDHTLSKEAKSREQKRHASSLLVLAANNSFRSLAAEGTVDSDVPTSYLGLGTESEYVNAQMRLRHSLELCESSHSSSTSSGTRLDGAQSETSNGCNSDSSKSVNLSCMRSFGLAFDGQVDYDESELEFQRLMSIDIFDNNELNCDLDGQIDPEDHDEFGYRITVSENVADIVHPQMLGLDGKAYSHHTTGEPAFAVCPKHTANRELCIIALPPDAIYELENTKCKGIIPWLLNALNTIWTQPDWLSTYLSNGFGLSCLFSDADFLKIVYNVVKFCEDELERCIEGGLTEMQSYDTSSVSLHLFLPLLLQLLRCIHALWKGQIACNLSEKLEKAKTLWNGEEDSQQDETKKLLEQIRESGYKIIGLSMSVEGAFDYILHCSYLSVVFVDLGSMEFRHLGKLIHQVFLPLIKYCPVKYWKEWMLNLLGPLLRHCEDVLYYAWFSLLHEGRAKVPHYFGKVSESAENIEKLEQAILLQFTRDVSHIFESVSSPELNSDLLHEYFEDANDKKMTIQDLGPSASNSLIKYKNDLFSLISVAFTFSKQT; encoded by the exons ATGGCGGACCAATCACTAAGATTTCCTGAAGGCATGGTTAAGGACGTCATG CATCTACTAAAATTCAGGCGTGAGGACCTTAGCACTGCTGATCTTCTTAACTTGAATATGGTGCTAGTTAAGTTCCCTGATGAAGACCATACCTTGAGTAAAGAAGCCAAGTCTAGGGAACAGAAAAGGCATGCAAGTAGTTTACTTGTACTTGCGGCGAACAATAGCTTCAGAAGTCTAGCTGCAGAGGGAACAG TTGACAGTGACGTGCCTACCAGTTATCTAGGATTGGGTACAGAGTCAGAGTATGTAAATGCACAGATGAGACTGAGACACAGCCTAGAATTATGTGAAAGTAGTCACAGTAGCAGCACCTCTTCAGGTACAAGATTAGATGGTGCACAATCCGAGACCAGTAATGGATGCAATAGTGACAGCAGCAAGAGCGTTAATCTATCTTGTATGAGATCCTTCGGACTGGCATTTGATGGTCAAGTGGACTATGACGAGAGTGAGTTAGAATTTCAG AGGCTTATGTCAATTGACATATTTGACAACAATGAACTCAATTGTGATCTTGACGGTCAGATTGATCCTGAGGATCACGATGAATTTGGTTACAGGATTACTGTTTCAGAAAATGTTGCTGATATTGTTCACCCACAAATGTTG GGTTTGGATGGAAAGGCTTATAGTCATCACACTACCGGAGAGCCggcctttgccgtgtgcccgaaa CACACGGCGAACA gagagctgtgtaTCATTGCATTACCTCCAGATGCTATTTACGAGCTGGA GAACACCAAGTGCAAAGGCATAATTCCTTGGCTACTTAATGCTCTGAACACAATATGGACCCAACCAGATTGGTTGAGTACATATCTCTCTAATGGATTTGGGCTATCATGTCTGTTTTCTGATGCTGATTTCTTGAAGATTGTTTACAATGTTGTGAAGTTCTGTGAGGATGAGCTTGAAAGATGCATAGAAGGAGGACTTACTGAGATGCAGTCTTATGATACTTCCTCTGTGTCCCTTCACTTGTTCCTTCCTTTGCTGCTGCAG TTACTTCGATGCATACATGCTCTCTGGAAAGGCCAAATTGCTTGCAATTTATCTGAAAAACTTGAAAAAGCAAAAACTTTGTGGAATGGTGAGGAAGATTCTCAACAGGACGAGACAAAGAAATTGTTAGAGCAGATCAGAGAGAGTGG GTACAAAATTATAGGTCTATCTATGTCTGTTGAGGGAGCATTTGATTATATTTTGCATTGTTCATATTTAAGTGTTGTTTTTGTCGATCTAGGTTCTATGGAGTTTAGGCATTTAGGCAAACTTATCCATCAAGTTTTTCTTCCATTGATCAAATATTGCCCTGTCAAATACTGGAAGGAATGGATGTTGAATCTCCTGGGACCCTTACTTAGGCACTGTGAGGATGTACTATACTATGCTTGGTTCAGTCTTTTACATGAAGGTCGAGCTAAAGTCCCTCATTACTTTGGCAAAGTTTCTGAATCGGCAGAAAACATTGAGAAGTTGGAACAGGCTATCTTGCTTCAATTCACAcgtgatgtttctcatatttttGAAAGTGTATCTTCCCCAGAGTTAAACAGTGATCTCCTACATGAATATTTTGAAGATGCCAATGACAAAAAGATGACTATCCAAGATTTGGGACCATCAGCATCAAATTCTCTAATTAAGTATAAAAATGATCTGTTTAGCTTAATTTCAGTTGCATTTACTTTTAGTAAACAGACATAG